The window AGAGGTCGTCTAAGGCTGCAGGACTGAGTGTGAGCCAGCAGTCGTCCTCGCCGGTCTTCTCAGTCTCGATAAGACGATGTGCAAACGGTGGGCTGGTCCAGGACCACTCGGACGGTTGCTGGCGTGTCTCTTTTCGCCATACTTGGATGTCTTGGAGGTCGGTCCAGCGGGTCTCTTTGTCGGCGTTCCACCAAACTCGGCTAACAGTTTCTAGACGATGTGCTTGCTCCTTTGACAGAGGGTGGTGGTCCTCAAACGCCGGATGATAGTTGCTGGCCCACGTGACGAACGTTTCCAGGTCGATAGTCTTCGACAGGGCGGTACAGGGACATTCCTCCGATAGAGCAGCCCGGTCGGAGAGCAAGGTTTGGATCATCTCGATAACCGGTTCTGGAGCCGACTGCGTCGCGTCGATAAGGGACTCCATGGTATCAAAGTCGGTCGTTTGCTCACCGATAGCCTGCCGGATGTTCATCCGGATAGTGTAGGCATCTGTCTCCGTCTCGGCGAGACGGTCGTCGAGGGAGGTCAGTATCTGGTCAATGTCGAGCGACGCGCCAATTGTGTCCAGGAGGGCTACCGTTGCCTCGATGTCCGACCGGAGCGCGTCAGCCGATCCTTGTCCAATTGTGCGTCGGACGGCATCAACATCGAGGTCTGCATCGAGTACTTCCTCCTCGCCGGCGAGGGCGAGCCGGAGGTATGTCGAACGCGAGCGCTCGAACAGTACCTGGAGTGCCTCGGTGAAGACCGTTGGATCTGGACCTTCATCATCGACGGATGCCACGTTGTAGGCAAGTCCGTACTGGGTGCTTTCGGTCCCAGTCTTGTTCTCGTCAAGTGGGTAGACGGCAGAATGTTCACCGAATCGGGAATCTTGTAGCGAAAATCGCTCACGGTAGCGCTCGAACATCTCTTCTGGAACGCTCCGGATGTGGTCAATCGCGACCTCCAGGTCTTCGCGGTGGTCAGGTTGGAACGTTTCGCTAGTCTCCGCACTCAACGCGGCGAGGATGAGCGGCCGCCGACTACGCAGTTTCGTGGCGAGACGCTCGTCCATTTCGGGATTAGCCCCTGAATTGAGTTGGTCTACCGATAGCTGTGGTCGGTCGCTGGCTTGTGTCCGGAATTCGCAGTCGAGTGCTGATGCGAGGGCTGCCCCTCGGCCGACAGTCGGCGTCTCCACGACCCACGGACCTTCCCAGGAGCCGTCGCGATCTTCCCAAGGGAGTTGCTGGCTGTCGCTGAACCAGTAAGTTTCTTGATCACGAACAAGCTCGACCGGTACCGACGCCCACTGATCGCCGGCTTTGACTGGGAAGTGGGTGAGGAAGGGAAGTTCACCGAGTGCTGAGTCATCACGATCGAGGTAGTCGGCGATCGGTGTAATGAGGCGTGAGTAGACGGTCTTCCAACCATCGGCGATGCCGTCGGTGGCCAACTCCTTGAGCGCAATGGGCTCGTCCTGATTGGATACCAACGGCGTTGCAGCAAGTTCCTCCTGGATCTTCTGGAGGCGGAGCGCTGCCTCGGTGGCAGACAACTCTTCGAGCGGCTTGATGCCGAGCGTCCGCCAGACTTGGATGTCGATCTCGGTCGCCCCAACGTCGACCGTCGGGAGCCAATTGCCTGTCTGTGACCCCTCGCCTGCACGCTCGACCGCCCAGAGGATGGAGTCATCGGACCACCAGCTCGGTGCCTGGAAGGCGCTATGCTGACCCCACATCGGTGCCGCGCGGAGTTGCCAGTTAAGCAATGTTGGGACCGTGTCGGTCCAGCCGTGGCGCCCGCCGTGGTTGTCACGACATGACCACCCCGTGGTCAGAATCGACTGCTTGAGGTTGTCCCCGTAGGTGGCGAGGACGTCACAGACGTACTCCACGCCAAGTCGGGCGAAGGGATTGTCCGAGTCCTCGGTAGATATCCAAGTCCACGACTCCAAGGCGACGTTGCGGCTGTCAAGCCCATCCACGACAGTTGACGGTGCGATGCCGAGTTCGCTACTGGTATACCGACCACGGAGTCCTTTAACTGAGCACTGATCGCTGTGGCCGGCGGTCGACTGCGGACCGAACTCCGGTGCGGTGATTAAGTCAAGATATGACCCACTATCCTCACCACGGGTTCCGATGGCTGTCCGGCTGATGACCTGCTGCAACGTTGCCCGGAGACTCGAAACCGTTTCCATGTCGACCTCAGCTTGAGCATCGCTCAGGTTCCACTTGAGTGGGTTCCAATGATCGCGTCCCTTCCCAGGCGTTTCTGTCTGTGCAAGGGCCTCCACTTCCGGGAATGCTGAGAGACCGAGGATGCCAAGAAGCTTTGCTGTCGTGGTGGGGGAGATATCCCGTTCGGCAAGGAACTGCCAGCGATTGTCGTCTGGCGGGCGGACGATCGGCCTGGCATTTACCGGTTCGGCCGAGGTCGTAGGCTGCTCGTCCAACTCTGACGGCAGTTCCCCCCAGGTGTCGACCTGCTCGTCGGTCTCCCGGAGTGCCTGCCAACTCGGTGGCAGGCGAATGTCGGCGATACGGTGATCGGTCTCACCGGCCTGGTTGAGGAGGTCCGACTGCAGCTGGTTCCGTCTTACCGCAAGTCGATTCAGGAGGTTCCGCTTGCGCTCGGAGTTGTGGGTGTGTTTATGGACGTTGTCGTGAGCGAGGTACGCTCCCTCCGTTGGAACGAGGCGCTCTCGCTCCTGGCCGGCGACGGCTGCCGCGAAGAAGCTCAGGGCGTCGTCCGAGAGCGCTTTATTGGAGGCATCGCACTCGTCTGTTCGCCCCTGCTGGCGTCGGGTCGATCCGAGGAGTTCGCGCACGTATTGTGGGTACGATCGTAGCTGGACGATTCCCCAGTCGTTCCCCGCCTCTGAGAGAATGCTACTGCACCGGGAATCTTCGGAAATCGATTCGTCGATGACGAACACGCTGAGGCCGATATTGTCCGGAGGGATACGTAACTCCGTCTCAGGCGCATCATCACCCCTCCAGAACACCGTTCGTGTGTATGTCTCCGTCACGTTGCCACCCTCGCCGTGGGACTCTACTGGGACCAGCTGGACATGTCCCTCGTCAGTGTCCTCCGACCGATAGGAGCACGGAAGGATGTGGACGCCAGCATCTGCGATGTCGAACTCGTCATCTAGAATCTTCGCGATGTCCTTCTCTTTGCTATTGGCGTATGCATCCACGAGCGTAACTGACCCGATGAAGAGTTGCTGCCCGATCGTCGACGGTACGACGATACGTGTGTCCGGACTTGTTAGGTGTTGTGAGAGCTGGGTAGTCCAGGCCTGTACGAGCGAGCGGAGTCGCTCTGTCTCGTCTGTCGCTGACGGCGGTGCTTCCTCTAGAAGATAGCGATACCGTTTAGACCAGTCGACGGTGTCAAGATCGCCGTGCACACTCCACCGGAGGAACGAAAGTAGGCTTTCCAGGGTGGGGAGACGGCGCATCGTCTTCGTCGGACCCCTCTTATGGACGGACTCGCCCAGTCGTTCCCTGACTAAGTAGAGTGCTGCGTAGGCTCCTACCACCTCGGGGTTTGGATGCAGAAGTGCCTCGGTGACTGCCGTCGCCGGTGTGTCGGAGTCGTTGATTCTCGCCGTGGGCAGGCACGGCCGTTCGCCCAACTGGTTGTATACGGCCCGAGAGAATAGGTCTAGCAGGCCAATCTCGGCCTCGTCGAGTCGGATCTCGTCGTTGATGATGTCCGTGAGCGTCACGTCATCATCACCTGCAGGCGTCGGCGGAAGGAGGTTCCACGGGCTGTTCACGGTTCCAGAATCACCTGCGCGTCTATCCCGGCGAGCAAGCACGGTCGCGACGTCGCCAATGAGTGTCGCACAGTGGTCTAGGATGAACGCGTTGTACTGGTCTGAGTCAGAGTAGAGTTTCTCTCGATCTTTTGAGACCTCCACGTTCGCATGCAGGCAGAATGGGAATTGCCTCGAGGCACCCGTAATCGGGTAGTAGAGATACGGCGGGTAGGCGTGAGACTCCGGCCCGACGCCATCGAGTGCGGTACCTTCGAGAACTGTCTGCAGATTCTTGTCAGCCAGCCAGGCTGGCGGCTCGTTATCCGTCGGGACGAGGATTCGTGGTTGGACGTCTACTTCCTGTTCATCATCTGTCGATCGACGTTGCTCTGTAGTTAGCAGGTTCTTCGGAACGATGGGTTCGTGTCCCTCTATCCAGTGGAACAGGTCGTAGGTCTGCTG is drawn from Halorussus lipolyticus and contains these coding sequences:
- a CDS encoding sacsin N-terminal ATP-binding-like domain-containing protein; protein product: MSLKAREWTNELTDRYVDLLKKLEAIGSDGRYDTPKDALFNETSIGGGEAGTAGAHQDRELVELLQNGRDAIQKADETGTLYVAVSREGVLVANTGAPFELEDEEVLEDLRKVSRSGKETDAIGEKGVGLTSVCTIGDAYEVWTNLEDGNLGRLQCGPVNPTAAVLSRSTATDKPAVAEYLDNFRGRLATGDLAELVAPTDHTSHITPETLRSEDITSLPFFSYPLPLEVPDDRAALDGSLQKVAKQLLTDASVIVDGPDIPDQFTTAVIVHFEDEDLTAFRSALGVETERDGDPSRIANNLWARLSYSATANAYGESRGEVTPESLIHFGNIDQLVLDHLEGTERKAHERWDIDRSDPVAHTTDTERPVQSTSVTVTVDQREQDYSQGQGQERVQQTYDLFHWIEGHEPIVPKNLLTTEQRRSTDDEQEVDVQPRILVPTDNEPPAWLADKNLQTVLEGTALDGVGPESHAYPPYLYYPITGASRQFPFCLHANVEVSKDREKLYSDSDQYNAFILDHCATLIGDVATVLARRDRRAGDSGTVNSPWNLLPPTPAGDDDVTLTDIINDEIRLDEAEIGLLDLFSRAVYNQLGERPCLPTARINDSDTPATAVTEALLHPNPEVVGAYAALYLVRERLGESVHKRGPTKTMRRLPTLESLLSFLRWSVHGDLDTVDWSKRYRYLLEEAPPSATDETERLRSLVQAWTTQLSQHLTSPDTRIVVPSTIGQQLFIGSVTLVDAYANSKEKDIAKILDDEFDIADAGVHILPCSYRSEDTDEGHVQLVPVESHGEGGNVTETYTRTVFWRGDDAPETELRIPPDNIGLSVFVIDESISEDSRCSSILSEAGNDWGIVQLRSYPQYVRELLGSTRRQQGRTDECDASNKALSDDALSFFAAAVAGQERERLVPTEGAYLAHDNVHKHTHNSERKRNLLNRLAVRRNQLQSDLLNQAGETDHRIADIRLPPSWQALRETDEQVDTWGELPSELDEQPTTSAEPVNARPIVRPPDDNRWQFLAERDISPTTTAKLLGILGLSAFPEVEALAQTETPGKGRDHWNPLKWNLSDAQAEVDMETVSSLRATLQQVISRTAIGTRGEDSGSYLDLITAPEFGPQSTAGHSDQCSVKGLRGRYTSSELGIAPSTVVDGLDSRNVALESWTWISTEDSDNPFARLGVEYVCDVLATYGDNLKQSILTTGWSCRDNHGGRHGWTDTVPTLLNWQLRAAPMWGQHSAFQAPSWWSDDSILWAVERAGEGSQTGNWLPTVDVGATEIDIQVWRTLGIKPLEELSATEAALRLQKIQEELAATPLVSNQDEPIALKELATDGIADGWKTVYSRLITPIADYLDRDDSALGELPFLTHFPVKAGDQWASVPVELVRDQETYWFSDSQQLPWEDRDGSWEGPWVVETPTVGRGAALASALDCEFRTQASDRPQLSVDQLNSGANPEMDERLATKLRSRRPLILAALSAETSETFQPDHREDLEVAIDHIRSVPEEMFERYRERFSLQDSRFGEHSAVYPLDENKTGTESTQYGLAYNVASVDDEGPDPTVFTEALQVLFERSRSTYLRLALAGEEEVLDADLDVDAVRRTIGQGSADALRSDIEATVALLDTIGASLDIDQILTSLDDRLAETETDAYTIRMNIRQAIGEQTTDFDTMESLIDATQSAPEPVIEMIQTLLSDRAALSEECPCTALSKTIDLETFVTWASNYHPAFEDHHPLSKEQAHRLETVSRVWWNADKETRWTDLQDIQVWRKETRQQPSEWSWTSPPFAHRLIETEKTGEDDCWLTLSPAALDDLCEAVLTAIFDNGTPDAGLEDGNRTSNQVLRGSLRQYLKTGEFPDRHSSPSEEETHTQKVREQAFETIQAAPIQFADDANSDVSGRIQSRDAEYGSGGSSDLTDRPEFAEEVIFASICGQLKAWTEETDDWQHRLGRHLESIVDESSSCPWHNPGRCRDIDRLERTPEQLARQLLDSIKTGRTSRSDDAPRLTFVAADERGPGYDILDITGRVAGTASDEAIQPTPIEVKAVTGDSPYTVRFTVNEFRRALTFVRNDVPYRIQLVRIEGNDIDLLDATSITPAPGVTFRTPADLYAYLPNLDLPVAKDVPDDAVGSIIANTLERTIRGGYLRITFD